A single Saccharolobus shibatae B12 DNA region contains:
- the secY gene encoding preprotein translocase subunit SecY, producing the protein MSFIDSLATLGQYLPAVTKPKGKPSLGQKLIWSLVAVIIYLIMASTPLYGITSASFFKNLILEQIIFASTTGTLAQLGIGPIITAGLIMQILAGSKLIRIDLNDPDDRVRFTEAQKGLAFIFILVESALFGYVLARTSTTINASILFIAGIVIAQLIVATYLILLLDELIQKGWGLGSGVSLFILAGVVKIMFWDMFGIASVSSQNLPIGFFPALFTALASHSDILNLIVNTSTRNLFQPDLVGLVTTIVLIIITIYLTTMTIEIPVTSQKLRGIRRTIPLNFLYVSSIPVIFVAVLGSDIQLFASLASYVSPSASNILNTISGVFFFPPPNSAIPHSVYAIVLDPLGALEYAVVFIVLSILFGILWVDVAGLDPATQAQQLIEAGIEIPGVRSNPKIIEGILARYIYPLAFFSSIIVGLIAVFATLLGAYGTGIGILLAVTIAIQYYSLLAYERSLEMYPLLKRLIGE; encoded by the coding sequence ATGTCATTCATCGATTCACTCGCTACGCTTGGGCAATACTTGCCAGCGGTTACTAAACCTAAAGGGAAACCTTCACTAGGTCAAAAGCTAATTTGGTCTTTAGTAGCAGTAATAATTTATCTTATAATGGCTTCAACTCCCTTGTACGGCATAACTTCAGCTTCCTTTTTTAAGAACCTTATTTTAGAACAGATTATTTTTGCTTCTACTACAGGTACCTTAGCGCAATTAGGAATAGGTCCTATAATAACTGCAGGTTTAATTATGCAAATATTAGCCGGATCTAAGTTAATAAGAATTGATCTAAATGACCCCGATGATAGGGTTAGATTTACGGAAGCACAAAAGGGATTAGCGTTTATCTTCATTCTAGTTGAGTCAGCTTTATTTGGTTACGTATTAGCTAGAACTTCAACAACCATAAATGCGTCAATATTATTTATTGCAGGAATAGTAATAGCTCAGCTTATTGTAGCTACATATTTGATCTTACTGTTAGACGAGCTAATACAGAAAGGTTGGGGCTTAGGATCTGGAGTTAGTCTGTTTATACTAGCTGGAGTTGTGAAGATAATGTTTTGGGATATGTTTGGAATTGCAAGCGTTAGTTCCCAGAATTTACCAATAGGTTTCTTCCCTGCATTATTTACGGCATTAGCATCGCATAGTGATATTCTCAATTTAATAGTTAATACGTCAACTAGAAATCTCTTTCAGCCAGATTTAGTTGGATTGGTAACCACTATAGTATTGATTATCATAACAATTTATCTAACTACGATGACTATAGAAATACCTGTAACTTCACAAAAGTTAAGAGGAATAAGGAGAACAATTCCGTTAAACTTTCTATATGTTAGCAGTATACCAGTAATATTTGTTGCAGTACTAGGTTCTGATATCCAGTTATTTGCATCATTAGCTTCCTATGTTTCGCCCTCAGCTTCAAATATACTAAATACCATTAGTGGAGTATTCTTTTTCCCTCCTCCAAATTCAGCGATACCTCATAGCGTATATGCTATAGTTTTAGATCCATTAGGCGCACTTGAATATGCTGTAGTTTTCATAGTTCTTAGTATTTTGTTTGGTATATTATGGGTTGACGTAGCTGGTTTAGATCCTGCTACTCAAGCGCAACAGTTAATTGAAGCTGGTATTGAAATACCTGGTGTTCGAAGTAATCCAAAGATTATAGAGGGGATATTAGCTAGGTATATATATCCATTGGCATTCTTCAGTTCTATCATAGTAGGTTTAATTGCAGTATTTGCTACACTCCTAGGTGCATACGGTACTGGTATAGGGATACTATTAGCTGTAACAATAGCAATACAATACTATAGCTTATTAGCTTATGAAAGATCTTTAGAAATGTACCCATTACTAAAGAGGTTGATAGGTGAATAG
- a CDS encoding adenylate kinase: protein MKIGIVTGIPGVGKTTVLSFADKILTEKGIPHKIANYGDYMLNTALKEGYVNSRDEIRKLRIEKQRELQALAARRIVEDLSLLGDEGIGLIDTHAVIRTPAGYLPGLPRHVIEVLSPRVIFLLEADPRIILERQKRDSSRARADYSDTTVINEVIQFARYSAMASAVLIGASVKVVINQEGDPSIAASDIINSLM from the coding sequence ATGAAAATAGGTATTGTAACAGGTATACCCGGTGTAGGTAAGACAACTGTCCTTTCTTTTGCAGATAAAATTCTAACTGAAAAGGGTATACCACACAAGATTGCGAACTATGGGGATTATATGCTAAATACTGCTTTAAAAGAAGGCTATGTAAATAGTAGGGATGAGATAAGGAAATTGCGAATAGAGAAGCAACGAGAATTACAAGCTCTAGCCGCTAGGCGAATAGTTGAAGATCTGTCTTTATTAGGTGATGAGGGAATAGGGTTAATAGATACACATGCTGTAATTAGGACACCTGCTGGCTATTTGCCTGGCCTTCCGAGACACGTAATAGAAGTTCTTTCTCCCAGGGTAATCTTTCTACTAGAAGCAGATCCAAGAATAATTTTAGAGAGACAAAAGAGGGATAGTAGTAGAGCCAGGGCTGACTATAGTGATACGACTGTCATCAATGAGGTTATTCAATTTGCTAGGTATTCGGCTATGGCGTCAGCTGTGTTAATTGGTGCATCAGTCAAGGTGGTAATAAATCAAGAAGGAGATCCCTCAATAGCCGCAAGTGATATAATAAATTCATTAATGTGA
- a CDS encoding 50S ribosomal protein L34e yields the protein MPRPALRSRSLRRIYVKLPSGKTAIHYERKKNNIPKCARCKKPLHGVKTNFLHKYGKSEKRPERPFGGYLCSSCLAQLIKATVRQQIQ from the coding sequence ATGCCTAGACCAGCTTTACGCTCTAGGTCACTTAGAAGGATTTATGTAAAGTTACCAAGTGGGAAGACTGCAATACATTATGAAAGGAAGAAAAACAATATACCAAAATGTGCGAGGTGTAAGAAACCGTTACATGGTGTAAAAACTAACTTTTTACATAAGTATGGTAAGTCCGAGAAGAGACCAGAGAGACCTTTTGGTGGATATTTATGCTCATCTTGTCTCGCTCAACTGATCAAAGCCACGGTAAGGCAACAAATTCAATGA
- the cmk gene encoding (d)CMP kinase, with the protein MIIIISGPPGSGKTSVAIKLANELSYKFISAGKIFRDIAQKMGLDIINLNKVAESNFDIDKMVDKKIFEYILSEKNLIIESHIAGWLFREYTNIAIYLWAPLKIRANRIAIRDKISYDEAISQIIKREYMHYKRFNKFYGIDINDLSVFDLVINTSNVDVNNIVKLILTYLSSVSQNPQPLKEKDINDK; encoded by the coding sequence ATGATAATTATAATAAGTGGACCTCCAGGGAGTGGCAAAACCTCAGTAGCAATTAAACTCGCAAACGAGTTGTCATATAAATTTATTTCAGCAGGGAAAATTTTTAGAGATATTGCTCAAAAAATGGGATTAGATATTATAAATTTGAATAAGGTTGCAGAATCTAATTTTGATATAGACAAGATGGTTGATAAAAAGATTTTTGAATACATATTGAGTGAGAAAAATCTTATCATAGAGTCGCATATTGCTGGCTGGTTATTTAGAGAATACACTAATATCGCGATATATTTATGGGCCCCACTTAAAATCAGAGCAAATAGAATAGCCATTAGGGACAAAATATCATATGATGAAGCGATTTCGCAAATAATTAAAAGGGAATACATGCACTATAAAAGATTTAACAAATTTTATGGAATTGATATCAATGATTTATCGGTATTCGATTTGGTTATCAATACATCTAACGTGGATGTTAATAATATAGTAAAATTAATTTTGACCTATCTATCATCAGTTTCACAAAACCCTCAGCCATTAAAAGAAAAAGATATTAACGATAAGTAA
- the cedA1 gene encoding DNA import protein CedA1: MADIIQFVQNLDTQVTEVAWSVFILAWAVGWALRGAPIPIFRVKRTGQDLIEDAILAAFWIALGTTVFSLITYIASQVGS, encoded by the coding sequence ATGGCTGATATAATTCAATTTGTGCAAAATTTAGACACACAAGTTACTGAAGTCGCTTGGAGCGTGTTTATACTAGCATGGGCTGTTGGATGGGCATTAAGAGGTGCACCAATACCTATTTTCAGAGTTAAAAGAACAGGTCAGGACTTAATTGAAGATGCAATATTGGCTGCATTTTGGATTGCATTGGGAACCACAGTATTCTCACTAATAACTTATATAGCTTCGCAAGTGGGATCATGA
- the cedA gene encoding DNA import protein CedA: MSSGYSPFYILYIAMNIATLTYTIGSLFYGLPIPIYGLKKWGPRMMSDAIYAAVWINIYGVIIFAIGQIQSLLGVNWSSFFSSILQLQANMFSALIQVKSIYYIITTEKISMALALLADPVLQFSSFITDIIFLLQFFIDLGEFIQQSYMILIAIGILLLSLPFRIGKGIGGTLISSAITFYIGLPYLPVFIQEMSSTSLAQIGFQLSTITDVNTLVTTIAGIVPGLVIIFIIIPMLYLSILAGISLGLGNAIGGSSGRVPFPLDLF, from the coding sequence ATGAGTAGTGGATATTCTCCATTCTATATACTTTACATAGCGATGAATATAGCTACATTAACATACACTATTGGCTCATTATTTTATGGCTTGCCAATTCCTATCTATGGCTTGAAGAAATGGGGACCTAGAATGATGAGTGACGCAATATATGCAGCTGTTTGGATAAACATATATGGCGTTATAATTTTTGCCATAGGTCAGATTCAAAGTTTACTTGGAGTAAATTGGAGTAGTTTCTTTTCCTCAATTTTACAGTTACAAGCTAATATGTTTAGTGCACTCATTCAAGTGAAGAGTATATATTATATTATTACTACTGAAAAGATATCAATGGCTCTTGCTCTTCTTGCAGATCCGGTACTTCAGTTTTCATCTTTTATTACCGATATAATATTTTTATTGCAGTTTTTTATTGATCTTGGGGAATTCATACAACAATCTTATATGATACTTATAGCAATTGGTATTCTTTTATTATCACTTCCTTTTAGGATAGGAAAGGGTATAGGTGGGACTTTAATATCGTCCGCAATTACCTTTTATATCGGTTTGCCGTATTTACCGGTTTTCATTCAAGAAATGTCCTCTACATCATTGGCTCAAATAGGTTTTCAATTATCCACAATTACGGATGTAAACACATTAGTTACGACAATAGCGGGCATAGTTCCTGGACTTGTAATTATATTCATAATAATACCCATGCTTTATTTGAGTATTTTAGCTGGTATATCGTTAGGATTAGGAAATGCAATTGGAGGCTCCAGTGGTAGAGTTCCATTTCCATTAGACCTATTTTAG
- a CDS encoding archease, producing MRSFEFFEHTADVGIRAYGKSLEEAFSNAALGVFEVITDTSKVKPIEYREIYLNGYDLENLLYKWIEELLYYYDSELMVFSKFDLMIDQDSMTLEGKAWGEKFNGKVHERRTVVKAMTYHQLSIEKTENGYVITFVVDI from the coding sequence ATGAGATCGTTTGAATTCTTTGAACATACTGCAGATGTTGGTATTAGGGCGTATGGTAAATCATTGGAAGAAGCATTTTCAAATGCCGCATTAGGAGTTTTTGAGGTAATTACAGATACCTCAAAAGTAAAACCTATTGAATACCGCGAAATTTATCTAAATGGGTATGATTTAGAAAATCTGTTATATAAATGGATAGAGGAACTTCTTTATTATTATGATTCTGAATTAATGGTCTTCAGTAAATTTGATCTCATGATAGATCAAGATTCGATGACCTTAGAAGGAAAAGCGTGGGGAGAAAAATTTAATGGTAAGGTACATGAGCGTAGAACAGTAGTGAAAGCAATGACTTATCATCAACTGTCAATAGAAAAGACGGAAAATGGTTACGTCATCACTTTCGTTGTAGATATTTAG